A single region of the Glycine max cultivar Williams 82 chromosome 20, Glycine_max_v4.0, whole genome shotgun sequence genome encodes:
- the LOC102665843 gene encoding uncharacterized protein, whose translation MAALQKFKLFATPCGVGQSPTQSPRTSPLVQFRRPKTTLRSLLSLNRSLRRQENVVEKNPMRRHSLKALFVSSPPREERVHENETTPMLASVAVPHSSWSNEPGSTNPPWAGFRCRSLLKRKHWRPLLLTIPE comes from the coding sequence ATGGCAGCGTTGCAGAAATTCAAGCTGTTCGCGACGCCATGTGGAGTGGGGCAAAGCCCAACCCAAAGCCCGAGGACGAGCCCATTGGTTCAATTCCGGCGGCCCAAAACCACGCTGCGTAGTCTGCTTAGCCTGAACCGGTCACTTCGGCGGCAAGAAAACGTGGTGGAGAAGAATCCCATGCGGAGACACTCACTGAAGGCCCTCTTTGTGTCCTCGCCGCCACGAGAGGAGCGTGTGCATGAAAATGAAACTACTCCAATGTTGGCTTCCGTTGCCGTTCCCCATTCTTCTTGGAGTAATGAACCCGGTTCAACCAACCCGCCTTGGGCCGGTTTTCGTTGCAGGTCCTTGTTGAAAAGGAAACATTGGCGCCCTCTCCTCCTCACTATTCCCGAATAA